A single region of the Melopsittacus undulatus isolate bMelUnd1 chromosome 10, bMelUnd1.mat.Z, whole genome shotgun sequence genome encodes:
- the HBEGF gene encoding proheparin-binding EGF-like growth factor, whose translation MDGRAVLIHALLAAVCSAAAGGLSRDELHNEVLHKGGEVSVPATAPLLGGSPEKEGGGAASGDELSELPRVAFLSKPEGLVTPKKKGNGNKRRKGKGQGKKRDPCLRKYKDFCIHGECKYIRELGAPSCICQPGYHGERCHGLSLPVEHPPSAYDHTTALAVVAVVLSSLCLVIIAALLMLRCHKRGVYDVESEEKIKLGITVNH comes from the exons ATGGACGGGCGGGCAGTGCTGATCCACGCACTGCTGGCGGCAG TGTGctcggcggcggcgggcgggctGAGCCGGGACGAGCTCCACAACGAAGTGCTGCACAAGGGCGGCGAAGTGTCCGTCCCGGCTACGGCTCCGCTGCTCGGGGGGAGCCCGGAGAAGGAGGGCGGCGGAGCGGCCTCGGGGGACGAGCTCAGCGAGCTGCCGAGAG TTGCTTTCCTGTCGAAGCCTGAAGGCCTGGTTACTCCCAAGAAAAAAGGGAACgggaataaaagaagaaaaggcaaaggccaggggaagaagagggacCCGTGCCTGCGGAAATACAAGGATTTCTGTATTCACGGCGAATGCAAATACATCCGAGAGCTGGGAGCTCCCTCCTGCAT ATGCCAGCCAGGATATCATGGAGAAAGATGCCATGGCCTCTCGCTGCCTGTGGAACACCCCCCCAGTGCATACGACCACACAACAGCACTGGCCGTTGTTGCTGTTGTCCTCTCTTCCCTGTGTCTTGTCATCATCGCAGCCCTGCTGATGCTCAG GTGTCACAAGAGGGGTGTCTACGATGTAGAGAGCGAAGAGAAAATCAAGCTGGGCATCACTGTGAATCACTGA